From the Jeongeupia sp. HS-3 genome, the window GCAGGTTGTCGCGTACCGAGCGGTGCAGCAGCGAGGTGTCCTGCGTGACCATGCCGATCTGCGCGCGCAGGCTGTCCTGGGTGACGCGGGCAATATCCTGCCCGTCGATCAGGATGCGGCCCTGTTCGAGGTCGTAAAAGCGCAGCAGCAGATTCACCAGCGTCGATTTGCCCGCGCCAGAACGTCCGACCAGGCCGATCTTTTCGCCGGGACGGATGGTCAGGTCCAAATGCTCGACCACCGGGCGTTTGCCGCCGTAGGCAAAGCCGACGTTCTCGAACCGGATTTCGCCTTGCGGCACTTGCAATGGCTTGGCATCGGTCGCATCGGTGATCGCGATCGGTCGCGACAGCGTGCTGATACCGTCCTGCACCGTACCGATCTGCTCGAATAGATTGGCCATTTCCCACATGATCCAGTGCGCGATGCCGTTGAGCCGCAGCGCCATCGCCGTCGCCGCGGCCACCGCGCCCACGCCGACCTCGCCGCGCGTCCACAGCCACAGCGTGGCGCCGGTGGTGGCGGCGATCAGCAGCATGTTCAGCGTGTGGTTGACGATCTCGAAACCGCTGACCAGCCGCATCTGCCGGTAAGCGGTCTGCATGAATTCCTGCATCGCGGTTTTGACGAAACCCGCTTCGCGGTTGGTGTGGCTGAACAGCTTGACCGTGGCGATATTGGTGTAGGCGTCGGTGACGCGCCCGGTCATCAGGCTGCGGGCATCGGCCTGCGCCTTGGCGGCCTTGCCCAGCCGCGGCACGAAGTACCACACCGCCAGCAGGTACAAGGCCAGCCAGCCCAGAAAGGGCACGACCAGAATCCAATCGAAACGGCCGACTACGGCGAGCATGGTGATGAAATAGATCACCACGAATACCAGGATGTCGGAAATGATCATCACCGTTTCGCGCACCGCCAGTGCGGTTTGCATCACCTTGGCCGAGACGCGGCCGGCGAATTCATCCTGATAGAAACTCATGCTCTGGCCGAGCAGATGGCGGTGGAAGTTCCAGCGCAAACGCATCGGGAAATTGCCGGCCAGCGCCTGGTATTTGCACAGCGCCTGTAGCGCGATCACCAGCGGACTGGCGAGCAGAATGCCGCCGAGCAGCAGCAGGGTATTGCCGTGCTGCTGCCATAGCTCGGCAGGCGGCACCTTGCTGAGCCAGTCGACGATGGTGCCCATCATCGAGAACAGCAGCGCTTCGAACGCGCCAATCAGCGCGGTGAGCGTGATCACCAGCGCAATCAAGCCGCGCATGCCGGCGGTGCCGGCCCAGATAAAGGCGAAGAAACCCTTGGGCGGTTGCGCCGGCTGGGCGTCGGGATAGGGTTGCACCCGTTTTTCAAACCAGTTGAACAAAACGACTCCTTGGATAAAGGCGAGCGCCGGGGGCGGCTTGTGGCCGGCCACGGCTAGGAAAATATG encodes:
- a CDS encoding ABC transporter ATP-binding protein — protein: MFNWFEKRVQPYPDAQPAQPPKGFFAFIWAGTAGMRGLIALVITLTALIGAFEALLFSMMGTIVDWLSKVPPAELWQQHGNTLLLLGGILLASPLVIALQALCKYQALAGNFPMRLRWNFHRHLLGQSMSFYQDEFAGRVSAKVMQTALAVRETVMIISDILVFVVIYFITMLAVVGRFDWILVVPFLGWLALYLLAVWYFVPRLGKAAKAQADARSLMTGRVTDAYTNIATVKLFSHTNREAGFVKTAMQEFMQTAYRQMRLVSGFEIVNHTLNMLLIAATTGATLWLWTRGEVGVGAVAAATAMALRLNGIAHWIMWEMANLFEQIGTVQDGISTLSRPIAITDATDAKPLQVPQGEIRFENVGFAYGGKRPVVEHLDLTIRPGEKIGLVGRSGAGKSTLVNLLLRFYDLEQGRILIDGQDIARVTQDSLRAQIGMVTQDTSLLHRSVRDNLLYGRPDASDEAMIAAAHRAEAHDFILTLTDPKGRSGYEAHVGERGVKLSGGQRQRVAIARVMLKDAPILLLDEATSALDSEVEAAIQTSLYRLMEGKTVVAIAHRLSTIAAMDKLIVLDKGMIVEAGSHAELLARGGLYARLWAHQSGGFLGEESEDGAEVVH